One stretch of Phaeodactylum tricornutum CCAP 1055/1 chromosome 9, whole genome shotgun sequence DNA includes these proteins:
- a CDS encoding predicted protein: MPMGNIHDECIAQQVVAPRPYQILTVGDGDLTLSLALARAYGDQIDLTASTLVPDCSTLISTYPNAAAVLQELENRQVSVWYGVDATQIHQRKSQNGKQAFGSGNVWDLILFHHPHLGIDDSEQHTESLHAQRHHVLLAHYLASAKFCVSKPNGRIHVCLCGTQATTWKLGEAARRQGLRSAFTLEPHQIISQTGFPTSVPMDRLFEPSHMPQGWKVHTPEPGFAAPRRYRNGKTGSRHALGKYGYRHRRTHGEWPTAAGSSSSSTDTDVIGSMHYVFERDAAASTPQIATRSHSSDKNNITMCTICDLRFETAHALQEHLATPALPIPPLSMIVAEQRARPLERNRPHANESPLIQTARDPRSSTQNADAAKQNEAIVSTVTSGKRLRWFIQHCISPSRSKRTCEQLIIDGYIAVNGQVVVDSGRVLQCGMTVTVTERFIQDNSTFVPPLEIVAQWGQDIYVAWKPVSIRTAGTFDVNTLERRFSGQMGRSFQSLTKLDTGCSGLCVLMPRNTISESLEPRLLHTFTALIHGSPPNTWKSGITIDIPLDGMRRWRKRPAEDLVSQLIFSEDASLVENRIAKTCAATVHALETTTAEPDGEGLLPPLTTIEIITGTLVSGFCSILSHYFRKQGYAIVGDRFASREYLTLPRAVRNRLKQKICLGCTNVSSYGEGQTASKAVPEKWRVSHWESFCCHGENNRDV; encoded by the coding sequence ATGCCGATGGGGAACATACACGATGAATGTATTGCGCAACAGGTCGTTGCACCCCGACCATATCAGATCTTGACTGTGGGTGATGGCGATCTGACGCTTTCATTGGCTTTGGCTCGTGCGTATGGAGATCAGATCGATTTGACCGCATCGACTCTCGTTCCGGATTGTTCCACTCTTATCTCCACCTACCCAAACGCTGCCGCGGTATTGCAGGAGCTAGAGAATCGGCAAGTTTCCGTTTGGTACGGTGTAGATGCAACGCAAATACATCAGCGGAAATCACAGAATGGAAAACAAGCATTCGGTAGCGGAAATGTCTGGGACTtgattctttttcatcaTCCGCACTTGGGAATCGATGATTCGGAGCAACATACCGAAAGCCTTCATGCTCAGCGTCATCATGTTCTCTTGGCACATTATTTAGCATCTGCCAAATTCTGCGTATCGAAACCGAATGGACGAATACATGTTTGTCTGTGCGGTACCCAAGCTACGACTTGGAAGTTGGGCGAAGCGGCTCGCCGACAGGGCCTGCGTTCTGCGTTTACGTTGGAACCGCACCAAATCATTTCACAAACCGGCTTCCCTACATCCGTGCCCATGGATCGCCTGTTTGAACCCTCGCACATGCCTCAAGGTTGGAAAGTGCACACACCGGAACCGGGTTTTGCTGCACCCCGGCGATATCGAAACGGCAAAACTGGGAGTCGCCATGCCTTGGGTAAGTACGGATACCGCCATCGTCGCACACATGGGGAATGGCCCACCGCCGCTGGTAGCTCGTCGTCATCTACCGATACCGACGTAATTGGGTCTATGCATTACGTGTTTGAACGGGATGCTGCTGCTAGTACACCGCAAATAGCGACGAGGAGTCACTCCAGCGACAAAAACAATATTACGATGTGTACTATTTGCGACTTGCGATTTGAGACAGCCCACGCCTTACAGGAACATTTGGCGACTCCAGCGTTGCCTATTCCGCCTTTGTCTATGATTGTCGCCGAACAAAGGGCCAGGCCACTAGAGAGAAACAGACCACACGCTAACGAATCACCTCTTATCCAGACAGCAAGAGATCCACGATCATCGACACAAAATGCCGATGCAGCCAAACAAAACGAAGCAATTGTGTCCACAGTTACTTCGGGAAAACGATTGCGCTGGTTCATCCAGCACTGTATCTCACCGTCTCGATCTAAGCGTACCTGCGAACAGCTAATTATCGACGGATACATAGCGGTAAATGGACAAGTTGTGGTAGATTCAGGACGGGTGCTTCAATGTGGCATGACCGTGACAGTGACAGAGAGATTTATCCAGGATAACTCCACCTTCGTTCCTCCACTGGAAATAGTGGCACAGTGGGGCCAAGATATATACGTTGCTTGGAAGCCTGTTTCAATACGAACGGCTGGAACATTTGATGTCAACACGCTGGAAAGGCGATTCTCTGGGCAGATGGGTCGTTCCTTTCAGAGCTTGACGAAATTGGACACGGGATGCAGCGGTTTATGTGTTTTAATGCCTCGGAATACCATCTCAGAGAGTCTCGAACCACGACTGTTACACACATTCACAGCATTAATTCATGGAAGTCCCCCCAACACATGGAAATCAGGCATCACCATTGACATCCCCTTAGACGGGATGCGACGATGGCGCAAGCGACCAGCCGAAGATCTTGTGTCACAACTGATTTTTTCCGAGGACGCCTCACTGGTAGAAAATCGCATCGCGAAAACCTGCGCAGCCACCGTTCACGCTTTGGAAACAACCACAGCAGAGCCTGATGGCGAAGGATTGTTACCGCCTCTCACTACGATTGAAATTATCACGGGTACTTTGGTTTCTGGTTTCTGCAGCATCTTATCACACTATTTCCGTAAACAAGGATACGCCATTGTTGGCGATCGATTTGCCTCTCGGGAATACCTTACACTTCCGCGCGCAGTAAGAAATCGCttgaagcaaaagatttGCTTGGGATGCACCAACGTATCTTCGTACGGCGAGGGGCAGACCGCGAGCAAAGCCGTTCCGGAAAAGTGGCGTGTCTCCCACTGGGAATCCTTTTGCTGCCATGGCGAGAACAACAGAGATGTTTAA
- a CDS encoding predicted protein, translated as DLYKLLGVPRTATTKAIKQAYRRKALETHPDKQKQLPADEAAEAFRQVVHAFEILSDVASRQRYDRTGSSQ; from the coding sequence GATCTTTATAAGCTTTTGGGAGTTCCACGCACAGCCACGACTAAAGCGATCAAACAGGCCTACCGACGCAAAGCTTTGGAGACGCATCCCGATAAGCAGAAACAACTGCCGGCGGACGAGGCAGCAGAAGCGTTCCGACAAGTCGTTCACGCCTTTGAGATTCTATCTGATGTGGCTTCCCGACAACGATATGATCGCACAGGAAGCTCGCAA
- the GLXI gene encoding lactyolglutathione lyase (Glyoxalase. Lactoylglutathione lyase), giving the protein TWQQTMLRIKDPLKAVPFYENLGFTLIDKFDFPQYKFSLYFLTTLPEGEPYNLQPGTQAAHDYLWTLEGVALELTHNHGTESDTSFSGYHAGNQEKDGFGHVAVNVDDVYAAADSLAEAGYRFKKKPDEGRMKGLAFVYDADGYWVELVKRGENSGIANDCNFSQTMLRVKDPRKSLAFYKAMGMKLLSEKHFNDFSLYFLGSSNVADGADTKTLFQPVLELTHNHGTENDDDFRYYNGNEDGRQGFGHIGFLVDDVYKACDALRPLGFGFRKEPDGGSMKGLAFAYDPDGYSIEIIKRGGIDFGDALQE; this is encoded by the exons ACTTGGCAACAAACGATGTTGCGCATCAAGGATCCACTGAAAGCCGTTCCGTTCTACGAAAATTTAGGTTTCACGTTGATCGACAAGTTTGATTTCCCGCAGTACAAGTTTAGCTTGTACTTTCTGACAACACTACCCGAGGGTGAACCCTACAATCTCCAACCAGGTACCCAAGCCGCTCACGACTACCTGTGGACATTGGAAGGTGTTGCGTTGGAGTTAACGCATAACCACGGTACCGAATCGGACACTTCCTTTTCCGGATACCACGCCGGCAATCAAGAAAAGGACGGCTTTGGACACGTTGCCGTGAA TGTGGATGACGTGTACGCGGCTGCCGACTCTCTGGCCGAGGCGGGCTACCGGttcaagaagaagccggacGAAGGACGCATGAAGGGTCTCGCCTTTGTGTACGACGCGGACGGATACTGGGTGGAGCTTGTGAAACGGGGCGAGAACTCGGGCATTGCGAACGACTGCAACTTTTCCCAAACGATGCTGCGCGTCAAGGATCCCCGCAAGTCGCTGGCCTTCTACAAAGCTATGGGGATGAAGTTGTTGTCGGAAAAACACTTTAACGATTTCAGTCTCTACTTTCTGGGATCTTCGAACGTAGCGGACGGAGCGGACACCAAAACGCTTTTTCAGCCAGTCTTGGAGCTGACTCACAACCACGGTACCGAAAACGATGACGATTTTCGGTATTACAACGGGAACGAAGACGGTCGTCAGGGATTTGGACATATTGGTTTCCTAGTGGACGA TGTCTATAAAGCGTGCGATGCCCTTCGTCCGCTGGGTTTCGGTTTCCGCAAG GAACCCGACGGAGGATCGATGAAAGGGTTAGCCTTTGCCTACGATCCGGACGGCTACAGTATCGAGATCATCAAACGTGGAGGAATCGACTTTGGAGACGCTTTACAGGAATAA
- a CDS encoding predicted protein: MPSDGGLGTALVGEKIMINTLQIAVTKFLGEGGFSYVYLVKEIADTSTGQSLNNTTHGEIAVGRSGSGSGASRSGSFGNGTNTGSRRQGSVGRADNEKREMVLKVTSIISRQQREIAEKEAKLLSRLSHPSIIKMIEACYRTVTQSASSGVGRFGKGDSDKAKERPQHMILMEYCEGGHSLDVCNQMVEQGTRYDLGTLIIAFGQICNAVSYLHAQRPPIVHRDLKMANFLVKDGAYKLCDFGSAVFGHVDLKTPQNRSEAEEVIEKTTTQMFRAPEMVDLYMCKKLTQATDVWALGVCLYSMAYLQNCFEEGSNLAILSNNYKIPEENHYGEGLVELIDRMLTIDSKHRADMTEVILCLSALYSGRPLPPRKDKKEKTKKDKDASSNGGSSRGSKEKKKKNENAGKFRTDTQGIYNTSLAIDPSEAKKPAQAKKVDPNSVAGRRLRAAGGDPDFASLSNFDEAAVPSSAVDADAAFSTDAVDAFASFPTDLGRSNETSAPDQSDIFATLNDNGEKDADVIAAFDGSQNWGNGSGNLNPFASFAKDCSNSGEDNGESKDEPVSKSEGRRRGTVRREGASSRPDPRSKSRTRIGSRSRARSRTRRRDEPDGRKELAADNATVDDVTNGVEEMGIEQTLEGLQQSLTEDSNAGDNGATEVRRRSGSRRPLRRTLSGGEGLRKLIVGNVRRTLSTAHHGQDPEARQRRTQSDKEGRSSLNSS, translated from the exons ATGCCATCGGATGGTGGACTGGGAACGGCCCTCGTGGGTGAAAAAATAATGATCAACACGCTGCAAATAGCCGTCACCAAATTCCTCGGAGAAG GCGGCTTCTCGTACGTGTACCTGGTCAAGGAAATTGCCGACACTTCTACGGGTCAATCGTTGAACAACACGACACACGGGGAAATTGCGGTGGGACGCTCCGGATCGGGCTCGGGTGCCAGTCGGTCCGGTAGTTTCGGTAATGGTACCAATACCGGCTCGCGGCGGCAAGGATCCGTCGGACGGGCCGACAACGAAAAACGCGAAATGGTGCTCAAAGTTACCAGCATCATTTCGCGACAACAGCGCGAAATCGCGGAAAAGGAAGCCAAACTGCTTTCCCGGCTCAGTCATCCTTCCATTATCAAAATGATTGAAGCCTGCTATCGAACAGTCACGCAGTCCGCGTCCAGTGGCGTGGGGCGTTTCGGTAAGGGCGATAGCGACAAGGCGAAGGAACGACCGCAGCATATGATCCTCATGGAGTACTGCGAAGGAGGACATTCACTCGACGTATGCAATCAAATGGTGGAGCAGGGTACACGCTACGATCTCGGGACACTGATTATTGCCTTTGGACAAATCTGCAACGCCGTCTCCTATCTACACGCACAACGTCCACCAATCGTACACCGCGACCTCAAAATGGCCAATTTTCTCGTTAAGGACGGCGCCTACAAACTCTGCGATTTTGGTTCAGCCGTCTTTGGCCACGTGGACCTCAAAACCCCGCAAAATCGCtcggaagcggaagaagtcATCGAAAAAACAACGACACAAATGTTCCGAGCCCCCGAAATGGTGGACTTGTACATGTGCAAAAAACTGACGCAGGCGACCGATGTCTGGGCACTCGGTGTTTGTCTATACAGTATGGCGTACCTACAGAACTGTTTCGAAGAAGGTTCCAATCTGGCCATTCTGTCCAACAACTACAAAATTCCCGAGGAAAATCACTATGGAGAAGGGCTTGTGGAACTAATCGATCGCATGCTGACTATCGATAGCAAACATCGCGCCGATATGACCGAGGTCATCCTGTGCCTATCGGCGCTATATTCCGGCAGACCGCTACCGCCTCgcaaagacaaaaaagaaaagaccaagaaaGACAAAGACGCCTCGTCGAACGGTGGCAGTAGCCGcggcagcaaagaaaagaaaaagaaaaacgagaatGCCGGAAAATTCCGGACAGATACACAAGGAATATACAATACCTCGTTGGCTATTGATCCTTCCGAAGCCAAGAAACCAGCGCAAGCCAAAAAGGTAGATCCGAATTCTGTGGCCGGGCGCCGCCTCCGTGCCGCCGGTGGGGACCCTGATTTTGCGTCGCTCAGCAATTTTGACGAGGCAGCCGTGCCGTCCAGCGCGGTAGATGCCGATGCTGCCTTCTCGACCGATGCCGTCGACGCCTTTGCCTCGTTTCCCACCGACCTTGGACGTTCTAACGAGACAAGTGCGCCCGATCAGTCTGACATTTTTGCAACTCTCAACGATAATGGGGAGAAGGATGCGGATGTCATTGCGGCGTTTGACGGCAGTCAAAACTGGGGGAACGGATCGGGAAACTTAAACCCGTTCGCGAGTTTTGCCAAGGACTGTTCTAACAGTGGCGAAGATAACGGCGAAAGCAAGGACGAGCCTGTGTCCAAAAGCGAAGGACGTCGTCGGGGTACCGTTCGTCGAGAAGGTGCATCGTCTAGGCCAGATCCTCGATCTAAATCACGGACAAGGATCGGAAGCCGCTCGCGGGCGCGCAGTCGCACGCGCCGACGTGATGAGCCTGACGGACGAAAAGAGCTCGCGGCAGACAATGCGACAGTCGACGATGTAACGAACGGAGTGGAAGAGATGGGTATCGAACAAACTCTCGAAGGCCTGCAACAATCTCTTACGGAAGACAGCAACGCTGGTGACAACGGTGCGACGGAGGTTCGGCGACGCAGTGGATCACGTCGGCCGTTACGAAGGACACTGAGCGGCGGCGAAGGCCTGAGGAAACTTATAGTCGGAAATGTACGCCGCACGTTAAGCACGGCGCACCATGGCCAAGATCCGGAAGCGAGACAACGTCGCACACAAAGCGACAAGGAGGGTCGCAGCAGTCTCAACAGCTCCTAA
- the VDL1 gene encoding precursor of protein violaxanthin deepoxidase-like protein (Violaxanthin de-epoxidase-like 1; expressed gene with violaxanthin deepoxidase domain (IPR010788), but low homology with known violaxanthin deepoxidases, possibly involved in xanthophyll cycling), which yields MRFAWVVAAGVVLTTTTQALVPLDCTGMGETRTSGIRPIRGLESNMARYATVRHGTDQTNHGITSSSERQWPFPRGGSSPRAVARSVATFGLGFSIALASVFGVAAAPVGADTTPAVKYDGFAEYAQDNQMEQSDVGCFINKCGDQTKALFSNPRGIKGVSCLGRCKGEQSCATRCFAEFGSESLNAWLSCTIEENECVKVPKNVDNSAEDIGYSTTLRSFDPQSLVGTWYKTDGLNPNYDLFDCQKNTFTPTSDKELDMGIFFRVQRPPESGGGYWENALTEHMIVDVPVQPPTAGTQLVASANAATGDLNDELNPTGRTMHTAGKMYGLEFTENWYILGESDGKGSVPPFKLVAYKGHTLQGNYEGAFVYAKEATVPEAAKPAIREAATKAGLDFDAFTRIDNTCSVGDSLNDAQAGTGTSTTDWINLVVGEGGVIDWISPGWRGEYKAKR from the coding sequence ATGCGATTCGCTTGGGTGGTAGCAGCCGGAGTCGtcttgacgacgacgacacaaGCCTTGGTGCCTTTAGATTGCACGGGTATGGGTGAAACAAGAACGAGCGGCATCCGTCCGATCCGGGGTCTGGAAAGCAACATGGCCCGGTACGCTACTGTACGCCACGGCACCGACCAGACGAACCACGGCATAACTTCCTCTTCTGAAAGACAGTGGCCTTTTCCACGCGGGGGTTCTTCTCCCAGAGCGGTAGCGAGGTCCGTGGCGACGTTCGGACTCGGTTTCTCCATCGCACTGGCGAGTGTTTTCGGAGTCGCGGCGGCTCCCGTCGGGGCCGACACGACTCCCGCCGTCAAGTACGACGGATTCGCAGAATACGCTCAAGATAACCAAATGGAGCAATCTGACGTCGGATGCTTTATCAATAAATGTGGTGATCAAACCAAGGCTCTCTTTAGCAATCCGCGTGGAATCAAAGGTGTCTCCTGTTTGGGACGCTGCAAGGGCGAGCAATCGTGTGCGACGCGGTGTTTTGCCGAATTCGGAAGCGAGAGCTTAAACGCATGGTTGTCCTGTACTATCGAGGAAAATGAGTGCGTCAAGGTCCCGAAAAATGTCGACAACAGTGCGGAAGACATCGGCTACAGTACCACGCTACGCTCGTTTGATCCGCAGAGTTTGGTGGGTACGTGGTACAAGACCGATGGATTGAATCCCAACTACGATTTGTTTGACTGTCAGAAGAATACTTTTACACCAACGAGTGACAAGGAACTCGATATGGGAATATTCTTCCGTGTCCAACGACCGCCAGAGTCGGGCGGTGGCTATTGGGAAAACGCTCTCACCGAACACATGATCGTAGATGTCCCGGTACAGCCCCCGACTGCCGGGACTCAACTCGTCGCGTCCGCCAATGCCGCCACTGGTGACCTTAACGATGAACTCAATCCGACCGGTCGCACCATGCATACCGCCGGTAAAATGTACGGTCTCGAGTTTACCGAAAACTGGTACATTCTCGGTGAATCCGACGGTAAGGGATCGGTTCCCCCTTTCAAGCTCGTGGCATACAAGGGCCACACATTGCAAGGCAACTACGAAGGCGCCTTTGTGTACGCCAAGGAAGCCACCGTGCCGGAAGCTGCCAAACCAGCGATTCGCGAGGCTGCCACCAAGGCGGGCTTGGATTTTGATGCCTTTACTCGTATCGACAATACCTGTTCGGTAGGAGACTCTTTGAACGATGCACAAGCGGGGACCGGAACGTCCACGACAGATTGGATCaatctcgtcgtcggtgAAGGCGGCGTGATTGACTGGATTTCTCCCGGATGGCGGGGGGAATACAAGGCGAAACGCTAA
- a CDS encoding predicted protein, with the protein MRQRRAKRARVVRRVPDPRVDPDPYDSPPDDDDRTESNEVRQGRRTARSVLARLSRDERLVNTDAEEGAALLDLPSDEEFALLAPFCCAVCRCSRARQARIPADWLWFEPHEGTLWHRRCCHGHYGEETNEHWTVPYLSVYHAKTDLVEAALQREEVLGDANPTEDPQQSSSGTDLEWITERELFRQYEVSKSQEAQLYNDDSEAHSVSILHTHPDYIQGIVQPFRTLVLQRQQDPSLKHGLTVLDMFAGIGTATVCLKRLGLQISKIVRVEHDHISTHVYQENHDCSYNPTLADHGDIKHVYCQKFEDFRDNLEHMAETHGPFDLVIGGPPCVDYSAVNARRQGAEGVQGRYTIEFGHLIRKLERLQNPHPLFYLVENVFLRGDDLAKVRDAFGIDWDPVVLDSLYLSPCRRKRHFITNIPLTEIDFQAEASYSSPRSCLEEGFSLPAHIVDGETTAKASCFMASSTRIDERQSLRMYVFKEPKNDNGRSSDRTIEEGRRYHGRPMSVGEREAMMGYPRGYVEHAVRTLFSTLTEDGLSKLFIGQSWRESLDTKLHHFAGNYHAIPEGTAYRFAEPKSGFEEHILKMTPPQTGTGPEFFDAQEYSKHLIGLAFSVPVVEHLLGPLRDLFECREYEGYTDVPYEWETDCGPLRTTGNTTNGYSLDKNALARDSPTAIPDPVCSGGDHVYPDQSGSYHED; encoded by the coding sequence atgaGACAACGACGAGCGAAACGAGCGCGTGTGGTCCGGCGTGTCCCGGACCCACGCGTCGACCCCGACCCGTACGATTCCCCACCGGATGACGATGACCGGACGGAAAGCAACGAAGTCCGCCAAGGCCGTCGGACTGCTCGTAGTGTACTCGCTCGCTTATCCCGCGACGAACGACTGGTAAATACGGATGCGGAGGAAGGAGCGGCACTCCTAGATTTGCCCAGTGACGAGGAATTTGCCTTGTTGGCTCCGTTTTGTTGCGCCGTCTGTCGCTGTTCCCGTGCCCGCCAAGCGCGCATTCCGGCCGACTGGCTCTGGTTCGAACCGCACGAAGGGACCTTGTGGCACCGACGCTGCTGTCACGGACATTACGGCGAGGAAACCAACGAGCACTGGACGGTGCCGTACCTGTCGGTGTATCACGCCAAGACGGATTTGGTCGAGGCGGCCCTCCAACGCGAAGAAGTCCTGGGGGATGCCAATCCTACGGAAGACCCGCAGCAATCCTCTAGCGGAACAGACTTGGAATGGATCACGGAACGAGAACTCTTCCGACAGTATgaagtttccaaaagtcaAGAAGCACAGCTCTATAACGATGACAGCGAAGCACATTCCGTCAGCATCCTCCATACGCACCCCGACTATATTCAGGGAATCGTCCAGCCATTCCGGACTTTAGTGTTGCAGCGCCAACAAGATCCTTCACTGAAACACGGGTTGACCGTACTCGATATGTTTGCCGGTATTGGAACCGCCACAGTCTGTCTCAAGCGATTGGGTCTACAGATTTCCAAAATTGTTCGCGTAGAACACGACCACATCTCCACCCACGTGTACCAAGAAAATCACGATTGTTCCTACAATCCAACACTGGCTGATCATGGAGACATCAAGCATGTTTATTGTCAAAAATTCGAAGACTTTAGAGATAACCTGGAGCATATGGCCGAAACACACGGTCCGTTTGATCTCGTGATTGGCGGCCCGCCGTGCGTGGATTACAGTGCGGTGAACGCCCGCCGACAAGGCGCCGAAGGAGTACAGGGTCGCTATACAATTGAATTCGGACACCTTATTCGTAAACTCGAGCGCTTACAGAATCCCCATCCTCTCTTCTACTTGGTGGAAAACGTTTTCTTACGCGGCGACGATTTGGCCAAAGTCCGTGACGCCTTTGGGATTGATTGGGATCCTGTCGTCTTGGACAGTTTGTATCTTTCCCCATGCAGGCGCAAGCGCCATTTCATTACTAACATCCCACTCACTGAAATTGATTTTCAAGCCGAGGCCAGCTATTCCTCCCCCCGCAGCTGTTTGGAGGAAGGTTTCTCGTTGCCAGCCCACATTGTGGATGGTGAAACAACCGCCAAGGCATCCTGTTTCATGGCTAGTAGCACACGTATCGACGAACGTCAAAGCCTACGCATGTACGTTTTTAAAGAACCGAAAAATGACAATGGTAGGAGTAGCGATCGCACTATCGAAGAGGGACGACGTTACCACGGGCGACCCATGTCCGTCGGTGAGCGGGAGGCAATGATGGGTTACCCACGAGGCTACGTCGAACACGCGGTCCGTACACTATTTTCAACGCTCACAGAAGACGGTTTGAGCAAACTCTTTATCGGTCAAAGTTGGAGAGAGTCGTTGGATACCAAATTGCACCACTTTGCCGGAAATTACCACGCCATACCGGAGGGGACCGCGTACCGCTTTGCGGAACCCAAGTCTGGTTTTGAAGAGCACATTTTGAAAATGACTCCGCCGCAAACGGGCACGGGTCCAGAATTTTTCGACGCTCAGGAATACTCCAAACATTTGATCGGGTTGGCGTTCTCGGTACCGGTTGTAGAACATTTGTTAGGTCCCTTGCGTGATCTGTTCGAGTGTCGAGAGTACGAGGGATATACAGACGTCCCGTACGAATGGGAGACTGATTGCGGTCCTCTGAGGACGACGGGGAATACTACGAATGGCTATAGTTTGGACAAGAATGCACTGGCTCGGGACTCTCCCACAGCAATTCCCGATCCGGTCTGTTCCGGAGGAGACCACGTTTATCCAGACCAGTCCGGGTCGTACCACGAGGActga
- a CDS encoding predicted protein: protein MFSCCRNSTSAIQTEKEGKTESLSRTNTSQANLVRRTSVYFDSAKDSSDIQECIPSDDDSEIFMDAVQDLKDMYPIITTSYIPPAPRRVSMLEPDSMLRATHLNEPDTILQAKPVQQRLRLPPVLEKRSSSRATRKAQRRPTAAAKQDLVNPHVVIQERGYPGQLSNDELAQAQKFYRAIHGDDAAVRDIVYSLNTVEEEPYAICRFLRATQFDADKIVQRLQDGLDLWKDASAANFYPDLSDAIGAPVPVFLQFYPYCYFGTAKNGCPVSYFKAGRFDVEGLLAMTTTDKTASYFWHSNMYSFRDLLQKTKESQPEFVRCEAINVIDLTGLSASQFSNDTMDALKIISKIGDYFPETMHCLIVLNAPTWFSMTWRIIQGFIDPRTAKKIQVFGSETKGRNRLFELVDESEVPTDFGGKAGSTDLTIRKLAFGNDWNKRRLAVDLMHVKRNGKSKTFEWTLNANEEMTQVQVFSRSVTPCSITLTQKGGAVVADQVAIERPHGNTTFTAAKEALPFVTTIPMANAPIRGPGTFTVEASDNKESSTVNKKLPSGFFLFVADIRQTE from the coding sequence ATGTTCTCTTGTTGTCGAAACAGTACTTCCGCCATTCaaacagaaaaggaaggTAAAACGGAAAGCCTCTCGCGAACGAATACTAGCCAAGCCAATCTCGTACGTCGTACATCAGTCTACTTCGATTCCGCCAAGGACTCCAGTGATATTCAAGAATGCATTCCGAGCGATGATGATTCTGAGATTTTCATGGACGCCGTGCAAGACTTAAAAGATATGTATCCTATTATTACGACAAGCTACATACCACCTGCACCACGTCGGGTTTCCATGCTCGAACCGGATAGTATGCTGAGAGCGACGCATCTGAACGAACCGGATACGATACTACAAGCCAAACCGGTGCAGCAAAGGCTACGGCTCCCGCCAGTTCTTGAAAAAAGATCGAGTAGCCGTGCTACTCGGAAAGCCCAGCGCCGCCCGACCGCTGCAGCGAAACAGGATTTAGTCAACCCTCACGTGGTGATTCAGGAGCGAGGCTATCCCGGACAACTCAGCAACGACGAACTCGCTCAGGCGCAGAAATTTTACCGAGCCATACACGGGGACGACGCCGCCGTTCGGGATATTGTGTATTCCCTGAACActgtcgaagaagaacccTACGCAATTTGTCGCTTTCTGCGAGCGACCCAGTTTGACGCCGACAAAATCGTGCAACGGTTGCAAGACGGTCTCGATTTATGGAAAGATGCTTCCGCCGCCAATTTTTACCCCGACTTGAGCGACGCCATTGGCGCGCCCGTTCCGGTCTTCCTACAATTCTACCCGTACTGCTACTTCGGTACCGCGAAGAACGGGTGTCCCGTTTCCTATTTCAAAGCCGGTCGGTTCGATGTTGAGGGTTTGCTTGCCATGACAACAACCGACAAAACGGCATCGTATTTTTGGCATTCCAACATGTATAGTTTTCGAGATTTGCTGCAGAAAACGAAAGAATCCCAACCCGAATTTGTACGCTGTGAAGCCATCAACGTGATCGACTTGACCGGTTTGTCGGCCAGCCAATTCTCTAACGACACTATGGATGCGCTCAAAATCATTAGCAAAATCGGGGACTACTTTCCGGAAACGATGCATTGCCTTATCGTACTGAACGCCCCGACATGGTTTTCTATGACCTGGCGCATCATTCAAGGTTTTATTGACCCGCGCACCGCCAAAAAGATTCAGGTCTTTGGTAGCGAGACGAAAGGACGGAATCGTCTTTTTGAATTGGTGGACGAATCAGAAGTCCCTACCGACTTTGGAGGCAAGGCTGGCTCCACAGACTTGACAATTCGAAAGTTAGCTTTTGGGAATGACTGGAACAAAAGGCGACTGGCAGTCGATCTCATGCACGTCAAACGTAACGGTAAGAGCAAGACTTTTGAATGGACGCTGAACGCCAACGAGGAAATGACGCAAGTTCAAGTCTTTTCGCGTTCGGTGACTCCTTGCTCCATCACGTTGACCCAAAAGGGTGGCGCCGTCGTAGCTGATCAGGTAGCGATCGAGCGTCCGCATGGAAATACCACGTTCACCGCTGCCAAAGAAGCGCTACCGTTTGTGACAACGATTCCTATGGCGAACGCTCCAATTCGTGGGCCGGGAACATTCACTGTCGAGGCCTCTGACAACAAAGAATCTTCAACCGTAAACAAGAAGCTCCCTTCCGGAtttttcctcttcgtcgcgGACATTCGGCAGACTGAGTAA